One region of Primulina tabacum isolate GXHZ01 chromosome 1, ASM2559414v2, whole genome shotgun sequence genomic DNA includes:
- the LOC142521662 gene encoding nascent polypeptide-associated complex subunit beta-like isoform X1, producing the protein MIVVSMNVEKLMKMAGSVRTGGKGTVRRKKKAIHKTTTTDDKRLQSTLKRIGVNAIPGIEEVNIFKEGVVIQFLNPKVQASVAANTWVVSGTPQTKNLEDILPQIIHQLGPDNLENLKKLAEQFQKQAPTSATGAPEDDGDEVPDLVEGETFEAAAEEGHNHAS; encoded by the exons ATGATTGTTGTTTCG ATGAATGTGGAGAAACTAATGAAGATGGCTGGTTCCGTTCGGACCGGTGGGAAGGGTACTGTGAGAAG GAAGAAGAAGGCTATTCACAAGACAACCACAACAGATGACAAAAGGCTACAAAGCACCTTGAAAAGAATAGGGGTGAATGCCATACCTGGAATTGAAGAAGTCAACATTTTCAAGGAGGGTGTAGTTATCCAGTTCCTTAACCCAAAAG tCCAAGCTTCTGTTGCTGCGAACACTTGGGTTGTGAGTGGAACTCCCCAGACCAAGA ATTTGGAAGACATTCTTCCTCAAATCATTCACCAATTAG GTCCAGATAACTTGGAGAATTTGAAGAAACTAGCAGAACAGTTTCAGAAACAAGCTCCCACTTCTGCCACTGGAGCACCAGAAGATGATGGGGATGAGGTTCCAGATCTTGTTGAAGGTGAGACATTTGAAGCTGCTGCAGAGGAAGGCCATAATCACGCTTCCTAA
- the LOC142521662 gene encoding nascent polypeptide-associated complex subunit beta-like isoform X2: protein MNVEKLMKMAGSVRTGGKGTVRRKKKAIHKTTTTDDKRLQSTLKRIGVNAIPGIEEVNIFKEGVVIQFLNPKVQASVAANTWVVSGTPQTKNLEDILPQIIHQLGPDNLENLKKLAEQFQKQAPTSATGAPEDDGDEVPDLVEGETFEAAAEEGHNHAS, encoded by the exons ATGAATGTGGAGAAACTAATGAAGATGGCTGGTTCCGTTCGGACCGGTGGGAAGGGTACTGTGAGAAG GAAGAAGAAGGCTATTCACAAGACAACCACAACAGATGACAAAAGGCTACAAAGCACCTTGAAAAGAATAGGGGTGAATGCCATACCTGGAATTGAAGAAGTCAACATTTTCAAGGAGGGTGTAGTTATCCAGTTCCTTAACCCAAAAG tCCAAGCTTCTGTTGCTGCGAACACTTGGGTTGTGAGTGGAACTCCCCAGACCAAGA ATTTGGAAGACATTCTTCCTCAAATCATTCACCAATTAG GTCCAGATAACTTGGAGAATTTGAAGAAACTAGCAGAACAGTTTCAGAAACAAGCTCCCACTTCTGCCACTGGAGCACCAGAAGATGATGGGGATGAGGTTCCAGATCTTGTTGAAGGTGAGACATTTGAAGCTGCTGCAGAGGAAGGCCATAATCACGCTTCCTAA